In Flavobacterium endoglycinae, one DNA window encodes the following:
- a CDS encoding Fic family protein — protein sequence MLESPPISKYDNNTVNLLTQLTLSGELKEINDEYLYWDKIKYKTKSVEPEQYWNAIKLSRSLNKQNISFATYSFNFNVTDYILRLLHHFDLHIGGNLGSNIGITDTDKNKFLISSIMEEAISSSQMEGANTTRKAAKEMIQKERKPKNKSEQMIMNNYFTMRYIVQHKNDSLTPENLLYIHKLISNNTLEDVEDEGRFRENNDIYVVNYSNSEVIHTPPKNEELQKLINDLCLFFNEEQKTFIHPIIKGIIIHFMIGWIHPFSDGNGRTARALFYWYMLKNGYWLTEYLTISTIIKDTKVQYEKAFLYSEIDQNDLTYFITYHIKTMEKAFTALKEYIGRKQNEVIQAAKFIKIPNVNERQAQILKILNEDSDRVLSSKEMENRFGISNFTARTDLNNLENLGFLEKIQVNKIKHNFIKSKQFNKILKSYKL from the coding sequence ATGTTAGAAAGTCCTCCTATATCGAAATATGACAATAACACTGTTAACTTACTTACTCAGCTGACATTATCAGGAGAGCTAAAGGAAATCAATGATGAATATTTATATTGGGATAAAATTAAATATAAAACAAAATCTGTTGAACCTGAACAATATTGGAATGCTATTAAATTATCAAGATCGTTAAATAAACAAAATATTTCGTTCGCAACCTATTCATTTAATTTTAATGTAACAGATTATATTCTTAGGCTTTTACACCATTTTGATTTACATATTGGAGGAAATTTAGGAAGTAATATTGGTATAACAGATACAGATAAAAACAAATTTCTAATAAGTTCGATAATGGAAGAAGCTATTTCAAGTAGTCAAATGGAAGGTGCAAATACTACTAGAAAGGCTGCTAAAGAAATGATTCAAAAAGAACGTAAACCAAAAAATAAGTCAGAACAAATGATTATGAATAATTATTTCACAATGAGATATATTGTTCAGCATAAAAATGATAGTTTGACACCAGAAAATCTTTTATACATTCATAAACTTATATCAAATAACACATTAGAAGATGTTGAAGATGAAGGAAGATTTAGAGAGAATAATGATATTTATGTAGTGAATTATTCTAATAGTGAAGTAATACATACACCACCAAAAAATGAAGAATTACAAAAATTAATTAATGATTTATGTTTGTTTTTTAATGAAGAGCAAAAAACGTTTATTCATCCAATTATTAAGGGAATTATAATTCATTTTATGATAGGTTGGATACATCCTTTTTCTGATGGTAATGGAAGAACAGCACGCGCATTATTTTATTGGTATATGCTTAAAAATGGTTATTGGCTTACTGAATATTTAACAATTTCAACAATTATAAAAGATACAAAAGTTCAATATGAAAAGGCTTTTTTATATTCAGAAATTGATCAAAATGATTTAACTTATTTTATTACCTATCATATAAAAACAATGGAGAAAGCATTTACAGCTTTGAAAGAATATATTGGTAGAAAACAAAATGAAGTAATCCAAGCAGCAAAATTTATAAAAATTCCAAATGTAAATGAACGTCAAGCACAAATTTTAAAAATTTTAAACGAAGATTCAGATAGAGTTTTGAGTAGTAAAGAAATGGAAAATAGATTTGGAATTTCAAATTTTACAGCTAGGACAGATTTGAATAATCTTGAAAATTTAGGTTTTTTAGAAAAAATACAGGTAAACAAAATAAAACACAATTTTATTAAATCTAAGCAATTTAATAAAATTTTAAAATCTTATAAATTATAA
- a CDS encoding DUF1294 domain-containing protein, which translates to MEILLLYFLFINIVLFIIAGYDKSQARKNNRRIPEKTLFLMALTGGSPGLLTAMLLFKHKTSKTSFIVKFALIIAIQTAIIIAFLNYKK; encoded by the coding sequence ATGGAAATTTTATTACTGTATTTTTTATTTATAAATATCGTTCTTTTTATAATTGCTGGCTATGACAAATCTCAGGCTCGAAAAAATAACCGACGTATTCCCGAAAAAACCTTGTTTCTCATGGCCTTAACTGGTGGTTCACCAGGGTTATTAACAGCAATGTTATTATTTAAACATAAAACGAGTAAAACTTCTTTTATTGTGAAGTTTGCATTGATTATAGCAATTCAAACAGCGATTATAATTGCCTTTCTAAACTATAAAAAATAG
- the rpiB gene encoding ribose 5-phosphate isomerase B codes for MKISIGNDHAGPEYKKAIVEMLKARGYEVTNYGTDTDASVDYPDFGHPVANDVSEGKADFGIVICGSGNGIAMTVNKHPKVRAGLCWTKEIAYLTRLHNDANIVSIPARFTSIHQAVEIVETFLDTAFEGGRHQNRVNKIACL; via the coding sequence ATGAAAATTTCGATAGGAAACGATCACGCAGGACCCGAATATAAAAAAGCAATTGTTGAAATGCTTAAAGCTAGAGGATATGAAGTAACTAACTACGGTACAGATACTGATGCATCTGTGGATTATCCAGATTTTGGACACCCAGTTGCTAATGATGTATCTGAAGGAAAAGCCGATTTTGGAATCGTAATCTGCGGAAGCGGAAACGGAATCGCAATGACTGTTAATAAGCACCCGAAAGTAAGAGCTGGTTTATGCTGGACTAAAGAAATCGCGTATTTAACACGTTTACATAATGATGCAAACATTGTAAGTATTCCTGCAAGATTTACTTCTATTCATCAAGCTGTTGAAATCGTTGAAACTTTCTTGGATACCGCTTTTGAAGGCGGAAGGCATCAAAACAGAGTGAATAAAATTGCTTGTTTGTAA